From the Acidobacteriota bacterium genome, one window contains:
- a CDS encoding DUF885 domain-containing protein, with protein MTRRSGLMRLVAVLLVIIAGPAQGAPDTSVDPLTTLVEAYYDEFLKLNPAVATYNGDHRFDDQLTVGIAAEHRKASLALERTYLKKIEALDGEQLSDGQRLTRALFLRERRLSIEDAVFPDHLIPIDQIASFPVQLATLGSGKSIQPFATVKDYDNWLARLAVVPDWVETAIGNMRTGIERGVVQPRIVIERAIPIMETHVVDDPTDSVFYRPVRELPANTRAKERKRIEQAYRKVISDVVVPGYQRLATFLREEYLPSCRPNQGLGRLPGGREWYAHLVRAHTTTSLTPQEIHELGRKEVDRIIEQLEVERRRDWKDSAPEWDGPLLDGYRELTSHVMGRLPQLFHDIPDATFEVRPVESFRSASAPGASYVAASPDGDRPGVFYVNASEKTTGPPSDALFLHEAIPGHHLQISLQRELAKLPRFRRFGHQTAFSEGWALYAERLGTPLGLYRNRNQTVRALYSELFRARRLVVDTGLHAMSWNRKMAIKYISNEREVDRYLAMPGQALAYKVGQLHILELRRRAEERLGEQFDVRDFHRVILGAGALPLDILENRVEAWIEASLANADKPE; from the coding sequence ATGACCCGACGGAGTGGATTGATGCGTCTTGTGGCGGTCTTGCTGGTGATCATCGCCGGGCCCGCGCAAGGGGCTCCCGACACATCCGTCGACCCCCTCACGACTCTCGTCGAGGCCTATTACGACGAGTTCCTGAAGCTGAATCCGGCTGTGGCGACGTACAACGGGGATCATCGCTTTGACGATCAACTCACGGTCGGGATCGCCGCGGAGCATCGCAAAGCGTCGTTGGCCCTCGAACGCACGTACCTGAAGAAGATCGAGGCTCTCGACGGCGAGCAGCTGAGCGACGGCCAACGTTTGACGAGGGCGCTCTTCCTCCGGGAACGCAGACTCTCCATCGAAGACGCCGTCTTTCCCGATCATCTAATACCGATCGACCAGATCGCCAGTTTCCCTGTCCAGTTGGCGACGCTTGGTAGTGGCAAGTCCATCCAACCGTTTGCGACGGTCAAGGACTACGACAACTGGCTGGCGAGATTGGCCGTCGTGCCGGATTGGGTGGAAACCGCCATCGGCAATATGCGGACGGGTATCGAGCGGGGTGTGGTCCAGCCTCGAATCGTGATCGAGCGAGCGATTCCGATTATGGAGACGCACGTCGTCGACGATCCTACGGATAGCGTGTTTTACCGACCTGTGCGAGAGCTTCCGGCTAACACCAGAGCGAAAGAGCGCAAACGGATCGAACAAGCCTACCGGAAAGTGATCTCCGATGTCGTCGTTCCCGGCTATCAACGGCTTGCCACGTTCCTGCGTGAAGAGTACTTGCCGTCCTGTCGACCCAATCAAGGACTCGGCCGGCTTCCCGGCGGACGGGAGTGGTACGCGCACCTCGTCCGCGCCCATACAACGACATCCCTCACTCCCCAGGAGATCCATGAACTCGGCCGCAAGGAAGTCGACCGCATCATCGAGCAACTCGAGGTAGAGAGGCGGCGGGACTGGAAAGACTCGGCACCGGAGTGGGATGGACCCCTCCTCGACGGCTACCGGGAGTTGACGTCCCATGTCATGGGACGTCTGCCGCAACTATTCCACGACATTCCTGACGCGACCTTCGAAGTGCGGCCGGTGGAATCGTTTCGCAGCGCATCGGCACCGGGCGCATCCTACGTCGCGGCAAGTCCCGACGGCGATCGACCCGGAGTGTTCTACGTCAACGCTTCGGAGAAGACGACAGGTCCGCCGAGCGACGCTTTGTTTCTTCACGAGGCCATCCCCGGACATCATCTTCAGATCTCGCTTCAGAGAGAGCTCGCGAAACTACCGCGATTCCGTCGATTCGGTCATCAGACAGCATTCTCGGAGGGTTGGGCGCTATACGCAGAGAGACTGGGAACGCCGCTGGGTCTCTATCGCAACCGAAACCAGACCGTAAGAGCCCTCTACTCGGAGCTGTTTCGTGCGCGTCGCCTCGTGGTGGACACCGGTCTACACGCGATGAGTTGGAACCGAAAGATGGCGATCAAATACATCAGCAACGAACGAGAAGTCGATCGTTACCTCGCCATGCCGGGTCAGGCGCTCGCCTACAAGGTCGGGCAACTTCACATCCTGGAATTGCGACGTCGCGCCGAGGAGCGCCTCGGTGAGCAGTTCGATGTTCGGGACTTTCATCGCGTGATTCTTGGTGCCGGGGCGCTGCCTCTGGATATTCTTGAGAACCGCGTCGAGGCCTGGATCGAGGCTTCCCTTGCCAATGCGGATAAACCCGAGTAG